The Malus domestica chromosome 13, GDT2T_hap1 genome includes a window with the following:
- the LOC139190336 gene encoding casein kinase 1-like protein 10 isoform X2: MEHVIGGKFKLGRKIGSGSFGELYLGVNVQTGDEVAVKLEPVKTKHPQLHYESKLYMLLQGGTGVPHLKWFGVEGEYNVMVIDLLGPSLEDLFNYCNRKLSLKTVLMLADQLINRVEYMHSRGFLHRDIKPDNFLMGLGRKANQVYIIDYGLAKKYRDLQTHKHIPYRENKNLTGTARYASVNTHLGVEQSRRDDLESLGYVLMYFLRGSLPWQGLKAGTKKQKYDKISEKKMLTPIEVLCKSYPSEFTSYFHYCRSLRFEDKPDYSYLKRLFRDLFIREGYQFDYVFDWTILKYPQIGSSSRTRPSTKPALNPGPSAERTERPTVAQDFRERLSGAVEAFSRRNSSGHGYGDHSRHRSTDDAPSSKDVQADSERARSSSRNGSSSRRPVISSSRPSSSGEPSESRSSRLVSSSGRLSTTQRFQPGYEPKTSFTRASAARGGRDDTLRSFELLSIGTGKRK, translated from the exons ATGGAGCATGTAATTGGTGGGAAGTTTAAGCTAGGGCGAAAGATCGGTAGTGGATCGTTTGGAGAGCTTTATTTGG GTGTTAATGTACAAACTGGAGACGAGGTAGCTGTCAAGCTG GAACCAGTGAAGACAAAACACCCCCAGCTTCATTATGAGTCAAAGTTGTACATGCTTCTTCAAGGAGGAA CGGGTGTACCCCATCTTAAATGGTTCGGTGTTGAGGGTGAATACAATGTCATGGTTATTGACCTGCTTGGTCCCAGCCTTGAAGACCTGTTCAACTATTGCAATCGGAAGTTATCTTTGAAGACAGTTTTGATGCTTGCAGATCAATTA ATAAACAGAGTTGAGTACATGCACTCACGGGGGTTTCTTCACCGTGATATAAAGCCTGACAACTTTTTAATGGGCCTGGGACGCAAAGCTAATCAG GTATATATCATTGATTATGGCCTTGCAAAAAAGTACAGAGATCTTCAAACGCACAAGCACATACCATACAG GGAAAACAAGAATCTGACGGGGACAGCCCGCTATGCTAGTGTTAACACTCACCTTGGCGTTG AGCAAAGCAGAAGGGATGATCTAGAGTCTCTTGGTTATGTACTCATGTATTTTCTGAGGGGGAG CCTTCCCTGGCAGGGCTTGAAAGCAGGTacaaaaaagcaaaaatatgACAAGATCAGTGAGAAGAAGATGCTAACTCCAATTGAG GTGCTCTGCAAATCATATCCTTCAGAATTTACATCGTACTTCCATTATTGTCGATCATTACGCTTTGAAGATAAACCAGATTATTCGTACCTGAAGAGGCTTTTCCGGGACCTTTTTATTCGAGAAG GGTATCAATTTGACTATGTATTTGATTGGACTATATTGAAGTATCCGCAAATTGGCTCCAGTTCCAGAACACGA CCAAGTACAAAACCAGCTTTAAACCCTGGACCATCTGCAGAAAGAACAGAAAGACCTACAG TGGCACAAGATTTTCGAGAAAGACTCTCAGGTGCAGTAGAGGCATTTTCTAGAAGGAATAGTTCTGGTCATGGTTATGGCGATCACTCCAGACATAGGTCGACCGATGATGCGCCATCGTCCAAAGACGTC CAAGCTGATTCAGAAAGGGCTCGTAGTTCATCTAGAAATGGCAGTAGTTCAAGGAGGCCAGTCATATCAAGCAGCCGGCCAAGCTCATCTGGTGAGCCCAGTGAGAGTCGGTCAAGCCGGCTGGTCTCAAGTAGTGGCCGCCTGTCCACCACCCAAAGGTTTCAACCTGGGTATGAACCCAAAACATCTTTCACCCGAGCATCCGCTGCAAGAGGTGGCCGTGATGACACACTTCGGAGCTTTGAACTCCTTTCAATCGGCACAGGAAAGAGGAAGTAA
- the LOC139190336 gene encoding casein kinase 1-like protein 10 isoform X1, which translates to MEHVIGGKFKLGRKIGSGSFGELYLGVNVQTGDEVAVKLEPVKTKHPQLHYESKLYMLLQGGTGVPHLKWFGVEGEYNVMVIDLLGPSLEDLFNYCNRKLSLKTVLMLADQLINRVEYMHSRGFLHRDIKPDNFLMGLGRKANQVYIIDYGLAKKYRDLQTHKHIPYRENKNLTGTARYASVNTHLGVEQSRRDDLESLGYVLMYFLRGSLPWQGLKAGTKKQKYDKISEKKMLTPIEVLCKSYPSEFTSYFHYCRSLRFEDKPDYSYLKRLFRDLFIREGYQFDYVFDWTILKYPQIGSSSRTRPSTKPALNPGPSAERTERPTAVAQDFRERLSGAVEAFSRRNSSGHGYGDHSRHRSTDDAPSSKDVQADSERARSSSRNGSSSRRPVISSSRPSSSGEPSESRSSRLVSSSGRLSTTQRFQPGYEPKTSFTRASAARGGRDDTLRSFELLSIGTGKRK; encoded by the exons ATGGAGCATGTAATTGGTGGGAAGTTTAAGCTAGGGCGAAAGATCGGTAGTGGATCGTTTGGAGAGCTTTATTTGG GTGTTAATGTACAAACTGGAGACGAGGTAGCTGTCAAGCTG GAACCAGTGAAGACAAAACACCCCCAGCTTCATTATGAGTCAAAGTTGTACATGCTTCTTCAAGGAGGAA CGGGTGTACCCCATCTTAAATGGTTCGGTGTTGAGGGTGAATACAATGTCATGGTTATTGACCTGCTTGGTCCCAGCCTTGAAGACCTGTTCAACTATTGCAATCGGAAGTTATCTTTGAAGACAGTTTTGATGCTTGCAGATCAATTA ATAAACAGAGTTGAGTACATGCACTCACGGGGGTTTCTTCACCGTGATATAAAGCCTGACAACTTTTTAATGGGCCTGGGACGCAAAGCTAATCAG GTATATATCATTGATTATGGCCTTGCAAAAAAGTACAGAGATCTTCAAACGCACAAGCACATACCATACAG GGAAAACAAGAATCTGACGGGGACAGCCCGCTATGCTAGTGTTAACACTCACCTTGGCGTTG AGCAAAGCAGAAGGGATGATCTAGAGTCTCTTGGTTATGTACTCATGTATTTTCTGAGGGGGAG CCTTCCCTGGCAGGGCTTGAAAGCAGGTacaaaaaagcaaaaatatgACAAGATCAGTGAGAAGAAGATGCTAACTCCAATTGAG GTGCTCTGCAAATCATATCCTTCAGAATTTACATCGTACTTCCATTATTGTCGATCATTACGCTTTGAAGATAAACCAGATTATTCGTACCTGAAGAGGCTTTTCCGGGACCTTTTTATTCGAGAAG GGTATCAATTTGACTATGTATTTGATTGGACTATATTGAAGTATCCGCAAATTGGCTCCAGTTCCAGAACACGA CCAAGTACAAAACCAGCTTTAAACCCTGGACCATCTGCAGAAAGAACAGAAAGACCTACAG CAGTGGCACAAGATTTTCGAGAAAGACTCTCAGGTGCAGTAGAGGCATTTTCTAGAAGGAATAGTTCTGGTCATGGTTATGGCGATCACTCCAGACATAGGTCGACCGATGATGCGCCATCGTCCAAAGACGTC CAAGCTGATTCAGAAAGGGCTCGTAGTTCATCTAGAAATGGCAGTAGTTCAAGGAGGCCAGTCATATCAAGCAGCCGGCCAAGCTCATCTGGTGAGCCCAGTGAGAGTCGGTCAAGCCGGCTGGTCTCAAGTAGTGGCCGCCTGTCCACCACCCAAAGGTTTCAACCTGGGTATGAACCCAAAACATCTTTCACCCGAGCATCCGCTGCAAGAGGTGGCCGTGATGACACACTTCGGAGCTTTGAACTCCTTTCAATCGGCACAGGAAAGAGGAAGTAA
- the LOC139190336 gene encoding casein kinase 1-like protein 11 isoform X4: MEPVKTKHPQLHYESKLYMLLQGGTGVPHLKWFGVEGEYNVMVIDLLGPSLEDLFNYCNRKLSLKTVLMLADQLINRVEYMHSRGFLHRDIKPDNFLMGLGRKANQVYIIDYGLAKKYRDLQTHKHIPYRENKNLTGTARYASVNTHLGVEQSRRDDLESLGYVLMYFLRGSLPWQGLKAGTKKQKYDKISEKKMLTPIEVLCKSYPSEFTSYFHYCRSLRFEDKPDYSYLKRLFRDLFIREGYQFDYVFDWTILKYPQIGSSSRTRPSTKPALNPGPSAERTERPTVAQDFRERLSGAVEAFSRRNSSGHGYGDHSRHRSTDDAPSSKDVQADSERARSSSRNGSSSRRPVISSSRPSSSGEPSESRSSRLVSSSGRLSTTQRFQPGYEPKTSFTRASAARGGRDDTLRSFELLSIGTGKRK; this comes from the exons ATG GAACCAGTGAAGACAAAACACCCCCAGCTTCATTATGAGTCAAAGTTGTACATGCTTCTTCAAGGAGGAA CGGGTGTACCCCATCTTAAATGGTTCGGTGTTGAGGGTGAATACAATGTCATGGTTATTGACCTGCTTGGTCCCAGCCTTGAAGACCTGTTCAACTATTGCAATCGGAAGTTATCTTTGAAGACAGTTTTGATGCTTGCAGATCAATTA ATAAACAGAGTTGAGTACATGCACTCACGGGGGTTTCTTCACCGTGATATAAAGCCTGACAACTTTTTAATGGGCCTGGGACGCAAAGCTAATCAG GTATATATCATTGATTATGGCCTTGCAAAAAAGTACAGAGATCTTCAAACGCACAAGCACATACCATACAG GGAAAACAAGAATCTGACGGGGACAGCCCGCTATGCTAGTGTTAACACTCACCTTGGCGTTG AGCAAAGCAGAAGGGATGATCTAGAGTCTCTTGGTTATGTACTCATGTATTTTCTGAGGGGGAG CCTTCCCTGGCAGGGCTTGAAAGCAGGTacaaaaaagcaaaaatatgACAAGATCAGTGAGAAGAAGATGCTAACTCCAATTGAG GTGCTCTGCAAATCATATCCTTCAGAATTTACATCGTACTTCCATTATTGTCGATCATTACGCTTTGAAGATAAACCAGATTATTCGTACCTGAAGAGGCTTTTCCGGGACCTTTTTATTCGAGAAG GGTATCAATTTGACTATGTATTTGATTGGACTATATTGAAGTATCCGCAAATTGGCTCCAGTTCCAGAACACGA CCAAGTACAAAACCAGCTTTAAACCCTGGACCATCTGCAGAAAGAACAGAAAGACCTACAG TGGCACAAGATTTTCGAGAAAGACTCTCAGGTGCAGTAGAGGCATTTTCTAGAAGGAATAGTTCTGGTCATGGTTATGGCGATCACTCCAGACATAGGTCGACCGATGATGCGCCATCGTCCAAAGACGTC CAAGCTGATTCAGAAAGGGCTCGTAGTTCATCTAGAAATGGCAGTAGTTCAAGGAGGCCAGTCATATCAAGCAGCCGGCCAAGCTCATCTGGTGAGCCCAGTGAGAGTCGGTCAAGCCGGCTGGTCTCAAGTAGTGGCCGCCTGTCCACCACCCAAAGGTTTCAACCTGGGTATGAACCCAAAACATCTTTCACCCGAGCATCCGCTGCAAGAGGTGGCCGTGATGACACACTTCGGAGCTTTGAACTCCTTTCAATCGGCACAGGAAAGAGGAAGTAA
- the LOC139190336 gene encoding casein kinase 1-like protein 11 isoform X3, translating to MEPVKTKHPQLHYESKLYMLLQGGTGVPHLKWFGVEGEYNVMVIDLLGPSLEDLFNYCNRKLSLKTVLMLADQLINRVEYMHSRGFLHRDIKPDNFLMGLGRKANQVYIIDYGLAKKYRDLQTHKHIPYRENKNLTGTARYASVNTHLGVEQSRRDDLESLGYVLMYFLRGSLPWQGLKAGTKKQKYDKISEKKMLTPIEVLCKSYPSEFTSYFHYCRSLRFEDKPDYSYLKRLFRDLFIREGYQFDYVFDWTILKYPQIGSSSRTRPSTKPALNPGPSAERTERPTAVAQDFRERLSGAVEAFSRRNSSGHGYGDHSRHRSTDDAPSSKDVQADSERARSSSRNGSSSRRPVISSSRPSSSGEPSESRSSRLVSSSGRLSTTQRFQPGYEPKTSFTRASAARGGRDDTLRSFELLSIGTGKRK from the exons ATG GAACCAGTGAAGACAAAACACCCCCAGCTTCATTATGAGTCAAAGTTGTACATGCTTCTTCAAGGAGGAA CGGGTGTACCCCATCTTAAATGGTTCGGTGTTGAGGGTGAATACAATGTCATGGTTATTGACCTGCTTGGTCCCAGCCTTGAAGACCTGTTCAACTATTGCAATCGGAAGTTATCTTTGAAGACAGTTTTGATGCTTGCAGATCAATTA ATAAACAGAGTTGAGTACATGCACTCACGGGGGTTTCTTCACCGTGATATAAAGCCTGACAACTTTTTAATGGGCCTGGGACGCAAAGCTAATCAG GTATATATCATTGATTATGGCCTTGCAAAAAAGTACAGAGATCTTCAAACGCACAAGCACATACCATACAG GGAAAACAAGAATCTGACGGGGACAGCCCGCTATGCTAGTGTTAACACTCACCTTGGCGTTG AGCAAAGCAGAAGGGATGATCTAGAGTCTCTTGGTTATGTACTCATGTATTTTCTGAGGGGGAG CCTTCCCTGGCAGGGCTTGAAAGCAGGTacaaaaaagcaaaaatatgACAAGATCAGTGAGAAGAAGATGCTAACTCCAATTGAG GTGCTCTGCAAATCATATCCTTCAGAATTTACATCGTACTTCCATTATTGTCGATCATTACGCTTTGAAGATAAACCAGATTATTCGTACCTGAAGAGGCTTTTCCGGGACCTTTTTATTCGAGAAG GGTATCAATTTGACTATGTATTTGATTGGACTATATTGAAGTATCCGCAAATTGGCTCCAGTTCCAGAACACGA CCAAGTACAAAACCAGCTTTAAACCCTGGACCATCTGCAGAAAGAACAGAAAGACCTACAG CAGTGGCACAAGATTTTCGAGAAAGACTCTCAGGTGCAGTAGAGGCATTTTCTAGAAGGAATAGTTCTGGTCATGGTTATGGCGATCACTCCAGACATAGGTCGACCGATGATGCGCCATCGTCCAAAGACGTC CAAGCTGATTCAGAAAGGGCTCGTAGTTCATCTAGAAATGGCAGTAGTTCAAGGAGGCCAGTCATATCAAGCAGCCGGCCAAGCTCATCTGGTGAGCCCAGTGAGAGTCGGTCAAGCCGGCTGGTCTCAAGTAGTGGCCGCCTGTCCACCACCCAAAGGTTTCAACCTGGGTATGAACCCAAAACATCTTTCACCCGAGCATCCGCTGCAAGAGGTGGCCGTGATGACACACTTCGGAGCTTTGAACTCCTTTCAATCGGCACAGGAAAGAGGAAGTAA